The following are from one region of the Mesorhizobium sp. B2-8-5 genome:
- a CDS encoding PLP-dependent aminotransferase family protein: MTDLALENDGSRTLVESVMATIRHRIAARTLTPGARLPSIRALAKSLQVSKSTVVEAYERLAAEGAIRSRPGSGFYAAGQLAPLSLAEIGPKLDRAVDPLWVSRQSLEAGEEMLKPGCGWLPASWMPQAALRRALRTAARADDVALADYGTPLGLPPLRQLLARRMAEHGVEASPDQIMLTDCGTQSIDLLCRFLLEPGDAVLVDDPCYFNFHALLRAHQAKVIGVPYTPSGPDIELFAQALAEHRPRLYITNSGIHNPTGAILSPVTAHRLLKLADQADLTIVEDDIFADFEHSPAPRLAAFDGLQRVVQIGSFSKTLSASVRCGFIAAPSDWMEGLTDLKIATTFGGARLSSELVLSLLKDGSYRKHVEQLRTRLSRAMAETAGRLKMMGITPWIDQPAGMFLWCRLPDGIDAADVARHALSDNVVLAPGNAFSLSHTAGRFMRFNVAQCADGRIFSALERAVAASRRKAA, encoded by the coding sequence ATGACAGATCTCGCTCTTGAAAATGACGGCTCGCGCACGCTCGTCGAAAGCGTGATGGCGACGATCCGCCATCGCATCGCGGCACGCACGCTGACGCCCGGCGCGCGCCTGCCATCGATCCGGGCTCTCGCCAAATCCTTGCAGGTGTCGAAATCAACGGTGGTCGAAGCCTATGAACGGCTTGCGGCGGAAGGCGCGATCCGTTCGCGGCCGGGCTCGGGTTTCTACGCCGCCGGCCAGCTCGCGCCGCTGTCGCTTGCCGAGATCGGTCCCAAGCTTGACCGGGCCGTCGATCCGCTCTGGGTGTCCAGGCAATCGCTGGAAGCGGGCGAGGAGATGCTGAAGCCCGGCTGCGGCTGGCTGCCCGCGTCCTGGATGCCGCAGGCCGCCTTGCGCCGGGCACTGAGGACCGCGGCCCGAGCGGACGACGTGGCGCTTGCGGACTACGGCACGCCGCTTGGCCTGCCGCCGCTTCGCCAGTTGCTGGCGCGGCGCATGGCCGAGCACGGCGTCGAAGCCTCGCCCGACCAGATCATGCTGACCGATTGCGGCACCCAGTCGATCGACCTTTTGTGCCGTTTCCTGCTCGAGCCCGGCGACGCGGTGCTGGTCGACGACCCCTGCTATTTCAACTTCCACGCCCTGTTGCGCGCCCACCAGGCCAAGGTGATCGGCGTGCCGTACACGCCTTCGGGTCCGGATATCGAGCTCTTCGCGCAGGCGCTCGCCGAGCACCGGCCGCGCCTCTACATCACCAATTCCGGCATCCACAACCCGACCGGCGCGATCCTGTCGCCGGTCACCGCGCATCGGCTCCTGAAACTCGCCGACCAGGCGGATCTCACCATCGTCGAGGACGATATCTTCGCCGACTTCGAGCACAGCCCTGCCCCAAGGCTCGCGGCCTTCGACGGGCTGCAGCGTGTCGTCCAGATCGGCTCCTTCTCCAAGACGCTGTCGGCCTCGGTGCGCTGCGGCTTCATCGCCGCGCCATCCGACTGGATGGAAGGCCTGACCGATCTCAAGATCGCCACGACATTCGGCGGTGCGCGGCTGTCCTCGGAACTGGTGCTGAGCCTGTTGAAGGACGGCAGCTACCGCAAACATGTCGAGCAATTGCGCACGCGCCTGTCGCGCGCCATGGCCGAGACCGCCGGCAGACTGAAAATGATGGGCATCACGCCCTGGATCGACCAGCCTGCCGGCATGTTCCTCTGGTGCCGCCTGCCCGACGGCATCGACGCCGCCGACGTCGCCCGCCATGCGCTTTCGGACAATGTCGTGCTGGCGCCCGGCAATGCCTTCAGCCTGTCGCACACCGCCGGCCGCTTCATGCGCTTCAACGTGGCCCAGTGTGCCGACGGGCGTATTTTTTCCGCCCTGGAAAGAGCAGTCGCCGCGTCCCGCCGCAAAGCGGCATAA
- a CDS encoding DMT family transporter produces the protein MEKSFDGWLSGFIGVLIFSGSLPATRVAVMDFDPTFLTAARAAIAGLLGIAMLLLFRERRPERSDLISLVVVALGVVVGFPLLTALALKHVTSAHSIIFVGLLPLATAIFGVLRGGDRPRPAFWLFSCLGSALVAGFALSQGLTASPVGDGLMLGAIIVCGLGYAEGAKLSRKLGGWQVICWALALSLPVMLALSFLTLPPSFAGIGSGAWIGLAYVSLFSMLIGFVFWYRGLAQGGIAAVGQLQLLQPFFGLALAASLLHEKVSPMMVVVTLGVVACVFGAKKFAR, from the coding sequence ATGGAAAAGAGTTTTGACGGCTGGCTCAGCGGCTTCATCGGGGTGCTGATCTTCAGCGGGTCGCTGCCGGCGACGCGGGTGGCGGTGATGGATTTCGATCCGACCTTCCTGACGGCGGCCAGGGCGGCAATCGCTGGTCTGCTCGGGATTGCGATGCTGCTGCTATTCCGCGAGAGGCGTCCGGAGCGAAGCGACCTGATCTCGCTCGTCGTCGTCGCGCTGGGTGTCGTGGTCGGCTTCCCGTTGCTGACGGCGCTGGCGCTGAAACACGTCACCTCGGCGCATTCCATCATCTTTGTCGGCCTGCTGCCGCTGGCGACCGCGATCTTCGGCGTGCTTCGCGGCGGCGACCGTCCGCGCCCGGCCTTCTGGCTGTTCTCGTGCCTGGGAAGCGCTTTGGTCGCGGGTTTTGCCCTGTCGCAAGGCTTGACTGCCTCGCCGGTCGGCGACGGCCTGATGCTCGGCGCCATCATCGTCTGCGGGCTGGGCTACGCCGAAGGGGCCAAGCTGTCGCGCAAGCTCGGCGGCTGGCAGGTGATATGCTGGGCGCTGGCGCTGTCGCTGCCGGTCATGCTGGCGCTGAGCTTTTTGACGCTGCCGCCATCCTTCGCCGGCATCGGCTCCGGCGCCTGGATCGGCCTCGCCTATGTCTCGCTGTTCAGCATGTTGATCGGCTTCGTGTTCTGGTACCGGGGCCTCGCGCAAGGCGGCATCGCCGCCGTCGGGCAGTTGCAGCTGCTGCAACCCTTCTTCGGCCTGGCGCTGGCGGCGAGCCTGCTGCACGAAAAGGTCAGCCCGATGATGGTGGTCGTCACGCTGGGCGTCGTGGCCTGCGTGTTCGGGGCGAAGAAGTTCGCGCGGTAG